From Actinopolymorpha cephalotaxi, one genomic window encodes:
- a CDS encoding UDP-N-acetylmuramoyl-L-alanyl-D-glutamate--2,6-diaminopimelate ligase, giving the protein MAVPATGAVTPRPTRPLRRTLPEVVSFLSALPGAELAPAEVSYAERSDAGWADVVITGISQDSRSVVPADLYVARPGDRSHGATYAQTAADGGAVAALTDPAGRDRCEAAGLATLVVPDPRAVVGELSAWMYGNPARDLLMLGITGTNGKTTTAFLLEAALRYAGRQTGLLGTTGTRIGTEILPSARTTPEAPDLQALLAVMLERGVQAVSMEVSSHALVHGRVDGTIYDVAGFTNLSQDHLEFHGDLESYFRAKASLFTSEHARVGVVNLDDEHGRRLVHETPIEVVTYSAAGDPAADWRAEDVRAATDGGSDFRVRGPGGIDVAVSLSLPGDFNVANALLATAVLATAGLYPEEFLPAFAEVALPGRMERVTAGQDFVVLVDYAHTPDAIARALDTMRARTPGRLVTVLGCGGDRDRGKRPLMGATAARHADLTVITDDNPRSEDPAAIRSAALHGAREVPAADRGEVREVADRREAIRYALGAARPGDTVLVLGKGHEQGQDVAGVVHPFDDRVVVAEELARMSGRHGAGLAAGPEAGHEAAHEARHEAEHGAGREAGREGAQR; this is encoded by the coding sequence GTGGCCGTCCCCGCCACCGGCGCGGTGACCCCGCGTCCGACACGTCCGCTCCGCCGGACGCTGCCGGAGGTCGTCTCCTTCCTGTCCGCCCTGCCGGGGGCCGAGCTCGCGCCGGCCGAGGTGTCGTACGCCGAGCGCTCCGACGCCGGATGGGCCGACGTGGTGATCACCGGCATCAGCCAGGACTCGCGGTCGGTCGTACCCGCCGACCTGTACGTCGCCCGCCCGGGTGACCGCTCCCACGGCGCCACCTACGCACAGACCGCCGCGGACGGCGGCGCCGTCGCCGCCCTGACCGACCCCGCCGGCCGGGACCGGTGCGAGGCGGCCGGGCTGGCGACGCTCGTGGTGCCCGACCCGCGGGCCGTGGTGGGTGAGCTGTCCGCCTGGATGTACGGCAACCCCGCCCGCGACCTGCTGATGCTCGGGATCACCGGCACCAACGGCAAGACCACCACGGCGTTCCTGCTGGAGGCCGCCCTCCGGTACGCCGGGCGGCAGACCGGCCTGCTCGGCACCACCGGCACCCGCATCGGGACCGAGATCCTGCCCAGCGCCCGGACCACCCCGGAGGCCCCGGATCTGCAGGCGCTGCTCGCGGTGATGCTCGAGCGTGGCGTACAGGCGGTGTCGATGGAGGTCTCCAGCCACGCGCTCGTCCACGGCCGGGTGGACGGGACGATCTACGACGTGGCCGGGTTCACCAACCTCAGCCAGGACCACCTGGAGTTCCACGGCGACCTGGAGTCCTACTTCAGGGCCAAGGCGAGCCTGTTCACCTCCGAGCACGCCCGCGTCGGCGTCGTCAACCTCGACGACGAGCACGGGCGGCGGCTGGTCCACGAGACGCCGATCGAGGTGGTGACGTACTCCGCGGCAGGCGACCCGGCGGCCGACTGGCGGGCCGAGGACGTCCGGGCGGCCACCGACGGCGGCAGCGACTTCCGGGTGCGCGGCCCCGGGGGGATCGACGTGGCCGTCTCGTTGTCCCTGCCCGGGGACTTCAACGTCGCCAACGCCCTGCTGGCGACCGCCGTGCTCGCCACCGCGGGGTTGTACCCCGAGGAGTTCCTGCCGGCGTTCGCCGAGGTCGCGCTGCCCGGGCGGATGGAACGCGTGACCGCGGGCCAGGACTTCGTGGTGCTGGTCGACTACGCCCACACCCCGGACGCGATCGCCCGGGCCCTGGACACGATGCGGGCGCGAACACCCGGCCGGCTGGTCACGGTGCTGGGCTGCGGCGGCGACCGCGACCGGGGGAAACGACCGTTGATGGGTGCCACCGCGGCCCGGCACGCCGACCTCACGGTGATCACCGACGACAATCCGCGCTCGGAGGACCCGGCGGCGATCCGTTCGGCCGCGCTCCACGGCGCCCGGGAAGTGCCCGCCGCCGACCGCGGTGAGGTACGGGAGGTCGCCGACCGGCGGGAGGCGATCCGGTACGCACTTGGGGCCGCTCGGCCCGGCGACACGGTGCTCGTGCTGGGCAAGGGTCACGAGCAGGGCCAGGACGTCGCCGGGGTGGTGCACCCCTTCGACGACCGGGTCGTCGTCGCGGAGGAACTCGCGCGGATGTCCGGCCGCCACGGGGCCGGACTGGCCGCCGGGCCCGAAGCAGGACACGAAGCAGCACACGAAGCACGACACGAAGCAGAGCACGGAGCCGGTCGGGAAGCCGGTCGGGAAGGGGCCCAGCGATGA
- a CDS encoding UDP-N-acetylmuramoyl-tripeptide--D-alanyl-D-alanine ligase, with protein sequence MITMTLAEIAAAVGGELHDADPDSTVTGGVAADTRKLSPRGLFVADGRGHDFAAEAVHKGAAAVLSSRPLPGLPCVVAPPAQGHRDASVAAVGRLARHLLDRLPHLTVVAVTGSAGKTTTKDLLAQLLAGAGETVAPEGSLNDELGMPLTVLRADEQTRYLVLEMGAKGVGHIRYLTELAPPDISVVLNVGLAHVGEFGGKEMTARAKGELVEALGEDGIAVLNADDPLVAAMAGRNRGRTVFVGEGPDATVRAEGVRLDDAGRAAFELVTAAGSAKVALGLVGRHHVANALAVAAVGLAVGLDVAAVAESLSAAVALSRWRMEVSVRPDGVTIVNDAYNANPDSMRAALETLPVLARGGRSWAVLGEMLELGEAADEGHEGVGRLAVRLGVSRLVVVGAGARAIERGARAEGYSGEESVFVPDTDQALALLRRELRAGDVVLVKSSRDAGLRHLGDTLSEGAAGRAGGPGTSTVEGGA encoded by the coding sequence ATGATCACGATGACCCTGGCGGAGATCGCGGCCGCGGTCGGCGGGGAGCTGCACGACGCCGACCCCGACTCGACCGTCACCGGGGGAGTGGCCGCCGACACCCGGAAGCTGTCGCCGCGCGGGCTGTTCGTCGCCGACGGACGCGGGCACGACTTCGCCGCCGAGGCCGTCCACAAGGGAGCCGCGGCGGTGCTGAGCAGCCGGCCGCTGCCCGGCCTGCCGTGCGTGGTCGCCCCGCCGGCGCAGGGCCACCGGGACGCCTCCGTCGCGGCCGTCGGCCGGCTGGCCCGGCATCTGCTGGACCGGCTGCCCCACCTCACGGTGGTGGCCGTCACCGGGTCGGCGGGCAAGACCACGACCAAGGACCTGCTCGCGCAGCTGCTCGCCGGAGCCGGTGAGACGGTGGCGCCGGAGGGGTCGCTGAACGACGAGCTGGGCATGCCGCTGACCGTCCTGCGGGCCGACGAGCAGACCCGCTACCTCGTACTCGAGATGGGCGCGAAGGGCGTCGGGCACATTCGCTACCTCACCGAGCTCGCGCCGCCCGACATCTCCGTCGTCCTCAACGTCGGCCTCGCCCACGTCGGCGAGTTCGGTGGCAAGGAGATGACGGCCAGGGCCAAGGGTGAGCTGGTGGAGGCCCTCGGCGAGGACGGCATCGCGGTCCTCAACGCCGACGACCCGCTGGTGGCCGCGATGGCCGGGCGAAACCGCGGCCGGACCGTGTTCGTGGGCGAGGGCCCCGACGCCACCGTCCGCGCCGAGGGCGTACGTCTCGACGACGCCGGCCGCGCGGCGTTCGAACTCGTGACCGCGGCCGGGAGCGCCAAGGTGGCGCTCGGCCTGGTCGGCCGGCACCACGTCGCCAACGCGCTCGCGGTCGCCGCGGTCGGCCTCGCGGTCGGCCTGGACGTCGCCGCGGTCGCCGAGAGCCTGTCGGCGGCGGTGGCGCTGTCGCGCTGGCGGATGGAGGTGAGCGTCCGTCCCGACGGCGTGACGATCGTCAACGACGCCTACAACGCGAACCCGGACTCCATGCGGGCGGCCCTGGAGACCTTGCCGGTGCTGGCGAGGGGCGGCCGATCCTGGGCGGTGCTGGGTGAGATGCTCGAACTCGGGGAGGCCGCGGACGAGGGCCACGAGGGTGTCGGCAGACTTGCGGTGCGGCTGGGCGTGTCCCGGCTGGTGGTGGTGGGCGCGGGAGCCCGTGCGATCGAGCGCGGGGCCCGGGCGGAAGGTTATTCGGGAGAGGAGTCGGTCTTCGTGCCGGACACCGATCAGGCGCTCGCGCTGCTGCGGCGGGAGCTCCGTGCCGGTGACGTCGTACTCGTCAAGTCCTCGCGAGACGCCGGGTTGCGTCATCTGGGCGACACCCTGAGTGAGGGTGCTGCCGGTCGTGCGGGCGGTCCGGGAACGAGCACCGTGGAGGGCGGCGCGTGA
- the mraY gene encoding phospho-N-acetylmuramoyl-pentapeptide-transferase: MKAILLAGGVSLLISLLGTPVAIRMLAARGYGQIIRDDGPTSHHTKRGTPTMGGVVIIVAAVLGYIAAHLFVWRLPSASGALVLMLMVGLGLVGFLDDYLKVSRQRSLGLRAKTKLAGQTSVAVIFAILALQFPDERNVTPGSTFVSFIRDIRVPWLELGSIVFVLWVLFLIAATSNGVNLTDGLDGLATGASVMVFAAYTLICVWQFNQACFNQPAAKCYEVRDPYDLAVVAFAVTAACFGFLWWNASPAKIIMGDTGSLALGGGVAAMAVFTRTELLLIAIGGLFLIEVASVMLQTGFFKFTRWRTGTPRRIFRMAPIHHHFELKGWNEVTIVIRFWIICGICVAGAIGIFYAEWVSGA; encoded by the coding sequence GTGAAGGCCATCCTCCTCGCCGGCGGGGTCTCCCTGCTGATCTCCCTGCTGGGCACTCCCGTCGCGATCCGGATGCTCGCCGCCCGGGGGTACGGCCAGATCATCCGCGACGACGGACCGACGTCGCACCACACCAAGCGGGGTACGCCCACGATGGGCGGCGTCGTGATCATCGTCGCGGCGGTGCTGGGCTACATCGCCGCACACCTCTTCGTCTGGCGGCTGCCATCGGCGTCCGGCGCGCTGGTGCTGATGCTGATGGTCGGGCTCGGCCTGGTCGGGTTCCTGGACGACTACCTCAAGGTGTCCCGGCAGCGCAGCCTGGGACTGCGGGCCAAGACCAAGCTCGCCGGGCAGACCTCGGTCGCGGTGATCTTCGCCATCCTGGCGCTGCAGTTCCCGGACGAGCGGAACGTCACGCCGGGTTCCACGTTCGTCTCGTTCATCCGCGACATCCGGGTCCCCTGGCTGGAGCTCGGCTCGATCGTCTTCGTGCTGTGGGTGCTCTTCCTGATCGCGGCGACGTCCAACGGCGTCAACCTCACCGACGGCCTGGACGGCCTGGCCACGGGCGCCTCGGTGATGGTGTTCGCGGCGTACACGCTGATCTGTGTCTGGCAGTTCAACCAGGCGTGCTTCAACCAGCCGGCCGCGAAGTGCTACGAGGTCCGGGATCCGTACGACCTGGCGGTGGTGGCGTTCGCCGTCACCGCGGCCTGTTTCGGATTCCTGTGGTGGAACGCCTCACCGGCCAAGATCATCATGGGTGACACCGGTTCGCTGGCGCTGGGCGGCGGGGTGGCCGCGATGGCGGTCTTCACCCGCACCGAGCTGCTGCTGATCGCCATCGGCGGCCTCTTCCTCATCGAGGTGGCCTCGGTGATGTTGCAGACCGGCTTCTTCAAGTTCACCCGATGGCGCACCGGCACCCCGCGCCGGATCTTCCGGATGGCCCCGATCCACCACCACTTCGAGCTGAAGGGCTGGAACGAGGTCACCATCGTGATCCGGTTCTGGATCATCTGCGGGATCTGCGTGGCGGGCGCGATCGGGATCTTCTACGCCGAGTGGGTGTCCGGGGCATGA
- the murD gene encoding UDP-N-acetylmuramoyl-L-alanine--D-glutamate ligase, translated as MSEPNARNARHAGPDWLDAADRNSPWPRLSALVTGIGVSGYSAAAGLLGVGARVAVVDERDGDAERERATILETLGADVRLGPGSTAAIPDSIPGSIPGGPDVVVTSPGWRPDAPILAQAAAAGVPILGEVDLALRLRDPEHAAPWLTLTGTNGKTTTVGMLASILSAAGLRTAAVGNIGAPVVDAVLDPEPYDVLAVELSSFQLHWSRRLWPRAAAVLNVAPDHLDWHGTLDRYAADKGKIFEGCEVACVYNVADAATEELVRAADVVEGCRAVGFTAGIPAAGMLGVVDGVLADRAFVEQRRTSAAELCNVRDLPSSAPHNVANALAAAALARAHGVPTGAVRAGLTDFTLEPHRIQRVAEVDGIPYVDDSKATNAHAAVASLLSYDSVVWVAGGLAKGQDFGDLVHAVKDRLRAVVLLGRDRRLIFDALARHAPEVPVVEVADGETEVMDRVVAHARRLARPGDTVLLAPGCASFDLFASYGARGDAFSAAARRLAGGAPHSS; from the coding sequence ATGAGCGAGCCGAACGCGCGCAACGCCCGGCACGCGGGTCCGGACTGGCTGGACGCCGCCGACCGGAACTCACCCTGGCCGCGGCTGTCCGCGCTTGTCACCGGGATCGGCGTCTCCGGCTACTCCGCCGCCGCCGGTCTGCTGGGGGTGGGCGCGCGGGTGGCCGTGGTGGACGAGCGGGACGGGGACGCCGAACGCGAGCGCGCCACGATCCTGGAGACGCTCGGCGCCGACGTCCGGCTCGGCCCCGGCTCGACCGCCGCCATCCCTGACTCCATTCCCGGCTCCATCCCCGGCGGCCCTGACGTCGTGGTGACCTCGCCCGGCTGGCGGCCCGACGCCCCGATCCTGGCTCAGGCGGCCGCCGCCGGCGTCCCGATCCTCGGCGAGGTCGACCTCGCGCTGCGGCTGCGCGACCCCGAGCACGCCGCGCCCTGGCTCACTCTCACCGGCACCAACGGCAAGACGACCACGGTCGGCATGCTGGCCTCGATCCTGTCCGCGGCCGGGCTGCGGACCGCCGCGGTCGGCAACATCGGCGCCCCGGTCGTGGACGCCGTGCTCGACCCCGAGCCGTACGACGTCCTCGCCGTCGAGCTGTCCAGCTTCCAGCTGCACTGGTCGCGCCGGCTGTGGCCGCGGGCCGCGGCCGTGCTGAACGTCGCGCCCGACCACCTCGACTGGCACGGGACGCTGGACCGGTACGCCGCCGACAAGGGCAAGATCTTCGAGGGCTGTGAGGTCGCCTGCGTCTACAACGTCGCCGACGCCGCCACCGAGGAGCTCGTCCGCGCGGCCGACGTCGTGGAAGGCTGCCGCGCGGTCGGCTTCACCGCCGGCATCCCGGCCGCCGGGATGCTCGGCGTGGTCGACGGGGTGCTCGCCGACCGGGCCTTCGTCGAGCAGCGCCGCACCTCCGCCGCCGAGCTGTGCAACGTCCGCGACCTGCCGTCGTCGGCTCCGCACAACGTCGCCAACGCGCTGGCCGCGGCGGCACTGGCCCGCGCGCACGGGGTCCCCACGGGCGCCGTCCGGGCCGGCCTGACCGACTTCACGCTGGAGCCGCACCGCATCCAGCGAGTCGCGGAGGTGGACGGGATCCCGTACGTCGACGACTCCAAGGCCACCAACGCCCACGCCGCGGTGGCCTCGCTGCTGTCGTACGACTCGGTGGTCTGGGTCGCGGGCGGCCTCGCCAAGGGCCAGGATTTCGGCGACCTGGTACACGCCGTGAAGGACCGGCTGCGGGCCGTCGTCCTGCTTGGCCGCGACCGGAGGCTGATCTTCGACGCACTCGCGCGACACGCGCCCGAGGTCCCCGTCGTGGAGGTCGCCGACGGCGAGACTGAGGTAATGGATCGCGTCGTGGCGCACGCGCGGCGCCTGGCCCGACCAGGCGACACCGTGCTCCTCGCGCCCGGCTGCGCGTCCTTCGACCTCTTCGCGAGCTACGGCGCGCGCGGTGACGCGTTCAGCGCGGCGGCGCGGCGGCTCGCCGGAGGTGCACCGCACAGCAGTTGA
- the ftsW gene encoding putative lipid II flippase FtsW has product MTTAEDTGDAGAERRSSWLADLRGLLDRPLTSYHLIVGVSGLLLALGIAMVLSASSYDSLETYGNSYTMALRQLMWVAAGIPLAFVATRLPLRLLRAFTYPMLIVAFVLLVLTFTPLGVEINGNRNWLRLGGPFMMQPSEAAKLALVLWGADVLARKEKLLQHWKHLVIPFVPGAGLVLALVLGQRDLGTALVLFSLVLVLLFVVGTPLRYFAMFVGVVGLLVTYLAITSAYRMRRLMSFMDPFADYSNSGWQAAHSLFGLGTGGWWGVGIGNSREKWGWLPEAHTDFIYAVIGEELGLVGTLVVLGMFLTLAYVGIRVALRTEDTFTRLATAGIVGWITAQALVNMGAVLGLLPIAGIPLPLVSYGGSAMLPTLFALGLLVSFARREPAARAALDERSANRAASRAAARARRKSSARHDEG; this is encoded by the coding sequence GTGACCACCGCCGAGGACACCGGGGACGCAGGGGCGGAACGCCGGTCGAGCTGGCTGGCCGACCTGCGCGGACTGCTGGACCGGCCGCTGACGTCGTACCACCTGATCGTCGGGGTGAGCGGGCTGCTGCTGGCCCTCGGCATCGCGATGGTCCTGTCGGCCTCCAGCTACGACTCGCTGGAGACCTACGGCAACTCCTACACGATGGCCCTGCGCCAGCTGATGTGGGTGGCCGCCGGCATACCGCTCGCGTTCGTCGCCACCCGGTTGCCGCTGCGCCTGCTGCGGGCGTTCACCTACCCCATGCTGATCGTGGCGTTCGTCCTGCTGGTGCTGACCTTCACCCCACTGGGCGTGGAGATCAACGGCAACCGCAACTGGCTGCGGCTCGGCGGGCCGTTCATGATGCAGCCCAGCGAGGCGGCCAAGCTGGCGCTGGTGCTGTGGGGCGCCGACGTGCTGGCCCGCAAGGAGAAGCTGCTCCAGCACTGGAAACATCTGGTCATTCCGTTCGTCCCCGGGGCGGGGCTGGTGCTCGCTCTGGTGCTCGGGCAGCGCGACCTCGGCACGGCACTGGTGCTGTTCTCGCTGGTACTGGTCCTGCTGTTCGTGGTGGGCACGCCGCTGCGCTACTTCGCGATGTTCGTCGGCGTCGTGGGTCTGCTCGTCACCTACCTCGCCATCACCAGCGCCTACCGCATGCGCCGGCTGATGAGCTTCATGGACCCGTTCGCCGACTACAGCAACTCCGGCTGGCAGGCCGCGCACTCGCTGTTCGGCCTCGGCACCGGCGGCTGGTGGGGTGTCGGAATCGGCAACAGCCGGGAGAAATGGGGCTGGCTGCCCGAGGCGCACACCGACTTCATCTACGCCGTGATCGGGGAGGAGCTGGGCCTCGTGGGCACCCTGGTGGTGCTCGGAATGTTCCTCACCCTCGCCTATGTCGGCATCCGGGTCGCACTGCGCACCGAGGACACCTTCACCCGCCTCGCCACGGCCGGGATCGTGGGCTGGATCACCGCCCAGGCGCTGGTCAACATGGGCGCCGTCCTGGGTCTGCTCCCCATCGCGGGCATACCCCTGCCGCTGGTGTCATACGGTGGGTCCGCCATGCTTCCGACTCTGTTCGCCCTCGGGTTGCTCGTGTCGTTCGCGCGGCGTGAGCCGGCCGCGCGTGCCGCGCTCGACGAGCGGTCCGCCAACAGGGCGGCGTCCAGGGCAGCCGCGCGGGCCCGGCGGAAGAGTTCGGCCCGCCATGACGAAGGGTGA
- the murG gene encoding undecaprenyldiphospho-muramoylpentapeptide beta-N-acetylglucosaminyltransferase, producing the protein MTKGEFVHVVLAGGGSAGHISPALALAAALRRTDPDVGLTFLGTEEGLEARLIPAAGYELALIPRVPLPRELTPRLLTVPGRLAGAVRASAAVIERTGAQVVVGLGGYVAMPAYLAARRMKVPVVVHEQNARPGIANRFAARFVTSEVAVSFPATPLRHAKFVGLPIRREIAALDRSALRAQARAEFGLDPDRPTLLVTGGSQGAQRINQAVSQAAPALAAAGVQVLHATGPRNTVEVPPASPGDPPYVVVPYIERMDLAYAAADLAVGRAGANTVTELAAVGLPAVFVPYAVGNGEQRLNAQPVVDAGGGLLVDDAALTPDWVREHVVGLATDPARLTAMAKVAQDLMPADADERLAEMVRAAAAGPQGKAGKNAGKVGR; encoded by the coding sequence ATGACGAAGGGTGAGTTTGTGCACGTCGTTCTCGCCGGCGGTGGTAGCGCCGGCCACATCAGTCCGGCACTTGCCCTCGCCGCCGCGCTCCGGCGCACCGACCCCGACGTGGGTCTCACCTTCCTCGGTACGGAGGAGGGCCTGGAGGCTCGGCTGATCCCGGCCGCGGGATACGAGCTGGCGCTCATTCCCCGGGTGCCGCTGCCCCGGGAGCTGACCCCCCGGCTGCTCACCGTGCCGGGCCGGCTGGCCGGCGCCGTGCGGGCCTCGGCCGCGGTGATCGAACGCACCGGCGCGCAGGTCGTGGTCGGTCTGGGCGGATACGTCGCCATGCCCGCCTACCTCGCCGCCCGCCGGATGAAGGTCCCGGTCGTGGTGCACGAGCAGAACGCCCGCCCGGGGATCGCCAACCGGTTCGCGGCCCGGTTCGTCACCTCCGAGGTGGCGGTGAGCTTCCCGGCGACGCCGCTGCGGCACGCGAAGTTCGTCGGGCTGCCGATCCGGCGCGAGATCGCCGCCCTGGACCGGTCCGCCCTCCGGGCCCAGGCCAGGGCCGAGTTCGGGCTGGACCCCGACCGTCCGACGCTGCTGGTCACCGGCGGGTCCCAGGGCGCCCAGCGGATCAACCAGGCCGTCTCCCAGGCCGCGCCCGCGCTGGCCGCCGCCGGGGTCCAGGTGCTGCACGCCACCGGGCCGCGCAACACCGTCGAGGTGCCGCCTGCCAGCCCGGGGGACCCGCCGTACGTCGTGGTGCCGTACATCGAGCGGATGGACCTGGCCTATGCTGCCGCCGACCTCGCGGTCGGCCGGGCCGGTGCCAACACCGTGACCGAGCTGGCCGCGGTCGGGCTGCCCGCCGTCTTCGTCCCGTACGCGGTCGGTAACGGCGAGCAGCGACTGAACGCACAACCCGTGGTGGACGCCGGCGGCGGCCTGCTCGTCGACGACGCCGCCCTCACTCCCGACTGGGTGCGCGAGCACGTGGTCGGGCTCGCGACAGACCCCGCCCGGCTGACCGCGATGGCCAAGGTCGCCCAGGACCTCATGCCGGCCGACGCCGACGAACGGCTGGCCGAGATGGTCCGGGCGGCGGCCGCGGGTCCGCAGGGCAAAGCCGGAAAGAATGCCGGAAAGGTTGGCCGATGA
- the murC gene encoding UDP-N-acetylmuramate--L-alanine ligase — MIVPPPSELIPAEKLGRVHFVGIGGAGLSGIARIMIARGITVTGSDAKDSRTLTALRALGATCYVGHDPAYVADVDTVVVSTAIKENNPEVVEARRRGLLLYSRAAALSAVMEGRRVAAVSGAHGKTTTSSMLAVALQHCGADPSFAIGGNFNDTGTNAHDGTGDIFVVEADESDRAFLQYSPEVAVVTNVDPDHLDMYESPEDYHRAFDAFVDRIVPGGCLVACVDDPGARRLAEASRARGVDVHTYGEAEDADIRIADVHQQPLSSSFEVVVHGRPEGTIDVHVAGRHHTWNAAAAYAAGIALGFPSGELREGLSSYAGTRRRFEYKGMVGGVRVYDDYGHHPTEMLVNLQAARGAAGDGRVIVCFRPLRHTRTQFFYRELGEALGLADEVVVMDPTGDDPIPGVTGALIIPHIPLPPERIVYERSWSAAPVRVAERVRPGDLVLTLGAPDVALVGPEVLELVGDRLAAESEPGAR; from the coding sequence ATGATCGTTCCTCCCCCGTCGGAGCTGATCCCCGCGGAGAAGCTCGGCCGCGTCCACTTCGTCGGGATCGGCGGGGCCGGTCTGTCCGGTATCGCGCGGATCATGATCGCCCGCGGCATCACCGTCACCGGCAGCGACGCCAAGGACTCCCGTACCCTCACCGCCCTGCGCGCCCTCGGCGCCACCTGCTATGTCGGGCACGACCCGGCCTACGTCGCCGACGTGGACACCGTGGTGGTGTCCACCGCGATCAAGGAGAACAACCCCGAGGTCGTGGAGGCCCGGCGGCGCGGGCTGCTGCTGTACTCCCGGGCCGCCGCACTGTCGGCGGTGATGGAGGGCCGCCGGGTGGCCGCGGTCTCCGGCGCGCACGGCAAGACCACCACGTCGTCGATGCTCGCGGTCGCGCTCCAGCACTGCGGTGCGGACCCGTCGTTCGCGATCGGCGGCAACTTCAACGACACCGGCACCAACGCCCACGACGGCACCGGCGACATCTTCGTGGTGGAGGCGGACGAGTCCGACCGGGCGTTCCTGCAGTACTCACCCGAGGTCGCCGTGGTGACCAACGTCGACCCCGACCACCTGGACATGTACGAATCACCGGAGGACTACCACCGGGCGTTCGACGCCTTCGTGGACCGGATCGTGCCGGGCGGCTGCCTGGTCGCCTGCGTCGACGATCCGGGTGCCCGCCGGCTCGCCGAGGCGTCCCGCGCCCGCGGGGTCGACGTCCACACCTACGGCGAGGCCGAGGACGCCGACATCCGCATCGCCGACGTCCACCAGCAGCCGCTCAGCTCCAGCTTCGAGGTCGTCGTGCACGGTCGCCCCGAGGGCACCATCGACGTGCACGTCGCCGGCCGGCACCACACCTGGAACGCCGCCGCCGCGTACGCCGCGGGGATCGCGCTCGGCTTCCCGTCGGGCGAGCTTCGCGAAGGACTGTCGAGCTACGCCGGCACCCGGCGCCGGTTCGAGTACAAAGGCATGGTCGGCGGTGTGCGCGTCTACGACGACTACGGCCACCACCCGACCGAGATGCTGGTCAACCTGCAGGCCGCGCGCGGGGCCGCGGGGGACGGGCGGGTCATCGTCTGCTTCCGCCCGCTCCGGCACACCCGGACGCAGTTCTTCTACCGCGAGCTCGGCGAGGCCCTCGGGCTCGCCGACGAGGTGGTCGTGATGGACCCCACCGGCGACGACCCGATCCCGGGTGTCACCGGCGCGCTGATCATCCCGCACATCCCGCTGCCGCCGGAGCGGATCGTGTACGAACGGTCCTGGTCGGCGGCTCCGGTGCGGGTCGCCGAGCGGGTCCGACCCGGCGACCTGGTCCTCACCCTCGGCGCACCCGACGTCGCGCTGGTCGGGCCGGAGGTCCTCGAACTCGTGGGCGACCGGCTGGCGGCGGAGAGCGAGCCGGGAGCGCGCTGA
- a CDS encoding cell division protein FtsQ/DivIB translates to MPTGVSGVSRTSARGSARRSEDRFGRRRWRRRLLRMRPLLVLLALVLVTGAGVWAVGFSSLLDARTVAVRGLTSASGLTPAQVRSAAAVPLRRPLARVDVAAVRTRIVAQLPPVKGAEVSRSWPHEVTVRIVERKAVAVWQDGSAYHLVDADGVPFRTVPDAAGAHPLVRLRAGRPSPARTEELRVVGARVAAALPRSLLRRLDTIEVKTPDAVTLRMTHGVTVVWGNAEQSKLKAKVLAELLPRKAKVYDVSVPGFPTTRA, encoded by the coding sequence ATGCCGACGGGGGTCTCGGGGGTCTCGCGTACGTCGGCACGCGGTTCGGCACGCCGCTCCGAAGACAGGTTCGGCCGCCGGCGCTGGCGGCGCCGGCTGTTGCGGATGCGGCCGCTGCTCGTCCTGCTCGCCCTCGTGCTCGTCACCGGCGCGGGCGTGTGGGCGGTCGGCTTCTCCAGCCTGCTGGACGCCCGCACGGTTGCCGTACGAGGCCTGACCTCCGCGTCCGGACTCACCCCGGCACAGGTGCGCTCGGCGGCCGCGGTGCCGCTGCGCCGCCCGCTGGCCCGGGTCGACGTCGCGGCCGTCCGCACCCGGATCGTGGCGCAGCTGCCGCCGGTCAAGGGTGCGGAGGTGAGCCGCTCGTGGCCGCACGAGGTGACGGTGCGCATCGTGGAGCGCAAGGCCGTCGCGGTGTGGCAGGACGGATCGGCGTACCACCTGGTCGACGCCGACGGTGTTCCGTTCCGTACGGTCCCGGACGCGGCCGGAGCCCATCCGCTGGTGCGGTTGCGGGCCGGGCGCCCGAGCCCGGCTCGCACGGAGGAGTTGCGCGTGGTCGGTGCCCGGGTGGCCGCGGCGCTGCCCAGGTCGCTCCTGCGCAGGCTCGACACCATCGAGGTGAAGACTCCCGACGCGGTCACGTTGCGGATGACGCACGGCGTGACCGTCGTGTGGGGGAACGCCGAACAGTCGAAGCTGAAGGCCAAGGTGCTCGCCGAACTCCTTCCCCGCAAGGCGAAGGTCTACGACGTGAGCGTTCCCGGCTTCCCGACCACCCGGGCCTGA